Proteins from a single region of Eremothecium gossypii ATCC 10895 chromosome VI, complete sequence:
- the VPS17 gene encoding retromer subunit VPS17 (Syntenic homolog of Saccharomyces cerevisiae YOR132W (VPS17)): MASVMPFDPYDDDVDNNPFAEEAPQAGALVEAEASGEASREAAGEASSEGAADTGDKSVVPPLADLLPERHQDKYHLVAKVTGLERVGTLAHRRECPTVLFDVSTNLPTFRKSQHKGLKKTYEEFQEVFKYLSGAVPETFVPALPPPSTSYGINNPEDTHKTMANFNRWLERVCADPLLVRNEELAFFMESDFNTYTPMNKSRAPASGLLRKTMKQRPPPYDEVTELAEFRPLVKSIYVVAQDVQAKLLRMTKTRKQLSHEESAFGQSFHQLTVEHDGHSRLYQRFGKVLTAVGDLDSIMATFDMATLYDSLEWVVRDAYVVKETLTDRHFLMRDLLQAQSCTRLKQDAARRLRAKRDISPLKVDDAIQQLKLATKTEHDLSRRLQRVTANMRIERSRWVDNLSNSLLAAVREYTLRKIEYERKKLSLLERVRADVRLVDTQGGLSRLGRHQLVASPLPTPSQSLSHGDSWTSDRRASHCLSSSDLEPHLLQGLDSPSPGAFRDSPDISGPLDARQAATILGTSTF; the protein is encoded by the coding sequence ATGGCTTCCGTGATGCCTTTCGATCCCTACGACGACGATGTCGACAACAACCCATTTGCAGAAGAGGCGCCGCAGGCGGGAGCCCTTGTGGAGGCAGAAGCGTCGGGCGAGGCCTCTAGAGAGGCCGCCGGAGAGGCGTCGAGCGAGGGCGCAGCGGACACAGGAGACAAGAGTGTAGTCCCTCCACTGGCGGACCTACTACCCGAACGGCATCAGGACAAGTACCATCTGGTGGCCAAGGTGACTGGGCTAGAGCGCGTGGGCACGCTGGCGCATCGCCGCGAGTGCCCGACAGTGTTGTTTGATGTGTCCACGAACCTGCCGACGTTCCGCAAGAGCCAGCACAAGGGACTTAAAAAGACATACGAGGAATTCCAGGAGGTTTTCAAGTACCTCAGCGGCGCAGTCCCGGAGACATTTGTGCctgcgctgccgccgccgagcACGAGCTACGGCATCAACAACCCGGAGGACACGCACAAGACTATGGCAAACTTCAACCGCTGGCTCGAGCGTGTGTGTGCGGATCCGCTGCTCGTGCGGAACGAGGAGCTAGCGTTCTTCATGGAGAGCGACTTCAACACGTATACGCCAATGAACAAGTCGCGGGCGCCTGCGTCcgggctgctgcgcaagACCATGAagcagcggccgccgccaTATGACGAGGTCACAGAGCTCGCTGAGTTCCGCCCGCTGGTCAAGTCCATCTATGTCGTCGCACAGGATGTGCAGGCCAAGCTGTTGCGCATGACCAAGACGCGCAAACAATTGTCCCACGAGGAAAGCGCGTTCGGCCAGAGCTTCCACCAGCTAACGGTGGAGCATGACGGCCACAGCCGCCTGTACCAGCGCTTCGGAAAGGTGCTCACCGCTGTGGGCGACCTCGACAGCATCATGGCCACGTTCGACATGGCCACTCTCTACGACAGCCTGGAGTGGGTCGTGCGCGACGCCTACGTCGTCAAGGAGACACTCACTGACCGCCATTTCCTTATGCGcgacctgctgcaggcgcaAAGCTGCACGCGTCTCAAGCAGGAcgcggcgcgccgcctgcgtGCCAAGCGTGACATTTCCCCGCTCAAAGTCGATGACGCCATCCAGCAACTGAAACTCGCTACTAAAACCGAGCACGATCTCTCACGACGCCTGCAGCGTGTTACCGCAAACATGCGCATCGAGCGCTCGCGTTGGGTCGACAATTTGTCTAACTCGCTTCTTGCCGCCGTCCGCGAGTACACCCTGCGCAAGATAGAGTATGAGCGGAAGAAACTCTCGCTGCTCGAGCGTGTTCGCGCTGACGTCAGACTTGTCGACACCCAGGGCGGTCTCTCCCGCCTTGGGCGGCATCAATTGGTCGCATCACCTCTTCCTACACCGTCCCAGTCACTCTCCCACGGCGACTCCTGGACCTCAGACCGTCGCGCCAGTCATTGCTTGTCGAGCTCCGACCTCGAACCCCACCTGCTACAGGGCCTCGATTCTCCGTCCCCTGGTGCATTCCGCGACTCGCCAGACATTTCTGGGCCGTTGGACGCGCGCCAAGCCGCAACCATCCTTGGTACCAGCACCTTCTGA
- the ATO3 gene encoding putative ammonium permease ATO3 (Syntenic homolog of Saccharomyces cerevisiae YDR384C (ATO3)), protein MDTVGSQDLEKAGMREGSSCKTQECVETLEDRVTSVGLEGDYVRLGTQLFRRQDLQAALGTFRAPLADPVPLGLSSFSFSCMILGLYNAEVLGVTNHQLLVGVAFFLGGLAQLLAGLLSFAVGNTFGLTVFSIFGSFWFCQGAIITNSFGVLQSFEQDPEMLRNATGLFQLCWFVFTFLMLLCSLKSSWSLFALLVTLDLTFLLLAIGNFSNNPVLGRAAGWTGFVSSICGWYTLYAEMSNLGNTYLPLPKLHMPHSMVA, encoded by the coding sequence ATGGACACTGTGGGCTCGCAAGACTTGGAAAAGGCTGGCATGCGAGAAGGATCGTCCTGCAAGACGCAGGAGTGTGTGGAGACGCTGGAGGACCGGGTCACCAGTGTGGGGCTCGAGGGCGATTATGTGCGGCTGGGGACACAGCTATTTCGGCGACAGGACCTGCAGGCTGCACTTGGGACGTTCCGTGCGCCACTCGCGGATCCTGTTCCCCTCGGCCTGTCGTCGTTTTCGTTTTCATGCATGATTCTTGGGTTGTACAACGCCGAGGTTTTAGGCGTGACGAATCACCAGCTGCTTGTCGGGGTGGCTTTCTTTTTAGGCGGCCTGGCGCAGCTATTGGCGGGACTACTGAGTTTCGCTGTGGGGAACACGTTTGGTCTGACGGTGTTCTCGATCTTTGGCTCTTTCTGGTTCTGCCAGGGAGCGATCATCACGAACTCGTTCGGCGTGCTGCAGTCATTTGAACAGGATCCTGAAATGCTGCGCAACGCAACGGGTCTTTTCCAGCTGTGCTGGTTTGTGTTCACGTTCCTAATGCTGCTGTGCTCACTGAAATCCTCCTGGAGTCTTTTTGCATTACTCGTGACACTGGATTTGACGTTTCTGCTGCTTGCTATCGGAAACTTCAGCAATAATCCTGTCTTAggccgcgccgcgggctGGACTGGGTTTGTCTCTAGTATATGTGGCTGGTACACTCTCTACGCAGAGATGTCCAACCTTGGCAATACCTACTTGCCACTACCAAAACTACACATGCCCCACTCTATGGTCGCATAG
- the RPP2B gene encoding ribosomal protein P2 (Syntenic homolog of Saccharomyces cerevisiae YDR382W (RPP2B)), with protein MKYLAAYLLLLQGGNDAPSAADIKSLIESVGVEVEDAKISTLLASLEGKSIEELIAEGQKKFASVPAGGAAPAGGASAAAGASEAAAEEAKEEAKEESDDDMGFGLFD; from the coding sequence ATGAAATACTTGGCTGCTTACTTGTTGTTGTTGCAGGGTGGTAACGACGCCCCATCCGCCGCTGATATCAAGTCTTTGATTGAGTCTGTTGGTGTTGAGGTTGAGGATGCTAAGATCTCCACCTTGTTGGCTTCcttggagggcaagtccATTGAGGAGTTGATTGCTGAGGGTCAGAAGAAGTTCGCTTCCGTTCcagctggcggtgctgccccagctggcggtgcttctgctgctgctggtgcttCTGAGGCTGCCGCTGAGGAGGCCAAGGAGGAGGCCAAGGAGGAGTCCGACGACGACATGGGCTTCGGTTTGTTCGATTAA
- the ORT1 gene encoding Ort1p (Syntenic homolog of Saccharomyces cerevisiae YOR130C (ORT1)), which yields MSEDADKAYKDLLYGGVAGSLGKLVEYPFDTVKVRLQTQSAALFPTTWSCVSHTYKQEGLWRGFYQGMASPVFGAFLEHAVLFVSFNRAQAVLENCYSCGPLEKVVFAGAIAGACTSYVLTPVELVKCKLQVSNLTGVSGPRYTAVLPTLRAIVKQNGLGGLWQGQSGTFIRESAGGAVWFTAYEVLKGWLARRRGSTENTVWELLASGAGAGAAFHASIFPADTVKSTMQTEHLGLGPAVRTVLKKHGPTGFYRGVGITLLRALPANAVIFYVYESLCGL from the coding sequence ATGTCTGAGGATGCGGATAAAGCTTACAAAGATCTCCTATATGGGGGTGTAGCGGGGTCTCTGGGGAAATTGGTCGAGTATCCGTTTGACACCGTGAAGGTGAGACTACAGACGCAGTCGGCGGCCCTGTTTCCCACAACATGGTCCTGTGTTTCACATACATACAAGCAGGAGGGCCTATGGCGTGGGTTCTACCAGGGTATGGCTTCGCCCGTGTTCGGGGCGTTCCTGGAGCATGCCGTACTGTTCGTGTCGTTCAACCGGGCTCAGGCAGTTCTCGAAAATTGTTACAGCTGTGGCCCGCTCGAGAAAGTGGTGTTTGCGGGCGCCATAGCCGGGGCATGCACGAGCTATGTGCTGACGCCAGTTGAGCTGGTGAAGTGCAAGCTCCAGGTCTCAAATCTGACCGGCGTATCCGGTCCGCGGTATACCGCCGTGCTGCCGACATTGCGCGCGATCGTAAAGCAGAACGGCCTCGGCGGGCTGTGGCAGGGCCAGTCTGGGACCTTCATCCGGGAATCCGCAGGCGGCGCCGTGTGGTTCACAGCCTACGAAGTGCTGAAAGGCTGGCTGGCCAGGCGCAGGGGCTCCACAGAAAACACCGTCTGGGAGCTGTTGGCATCAGGCGCTGGTGCCGGCGCTGCTTTCCACGCAAGTATTTTCCCTGCCGATACCGTGAAGTCGACGATGCAGACAGAGCACCTAGGTCTGGGGCCCGCCGTGCGTACAGTGCTCAAGAAGCACGGTCCCACGGGCTTCTACCGTGGCGTGGGCATTACGCTTCTCCGGGCGCTCCCTGCCAATGCAGTGATTTTCTACGTCTACGAGAGCTTGTGCGGACTTTAA
- a CDS encoding AFR147Cp (NOHBY626; No homolog in Saccharomyces cerevisiae; Syntenic homolog of Kluyveromyces lactis KLLA0E02750g): MTAQPSNTANPAEVDELVHAVAGAGGGALSMALTMPLVTLATRMQVSEQDKEPGTRSKSKLEAVREIYRKEGVVGFYAGLESAMYGMAVNSFIYYYFYELAARATMRVRGSRRLNTSEAILSSAVAGSMTAIASNPIWVVNTRMTVAKSEQSTLAVLLDIVRKDGVTALFNGLRPALMLVSNPIIQYTVFEQLKNVVLKWSGSDVLLPSWAFLLGAVGKLAATGSTYPYITLKTRMHLAKGKEDADTQQSMWSLMVDIVKKEGIQGLYHGIGVKLTQSILTAAFLFYFKEGFILWAVKLISTLRRYSSRRKAVSV, translated from the coding sequence ATGACGGCACAGCCTTCAAACACGGCGAACCCTGCGGAGGTGGACGAGCTGGTGCACGCGGTCGCAGGGGCAGGCGGAGGCGCATTGTCGATGGCGCTTACCATGCCGCTGGTGACGCTGGCTACGCGAATGCAGGTGAGCGAGCAGGATAAAGAGCCGGGGACACGCAGCAAGAGCAAATTGGAGGCCGTGCGGGAGATATACCGAAAGGAGGGCGTGGTGGGCTTCTACGCGGGCCTGGAGAGCGCAATGTACGGAATGGCGGTCAACAGCTTCATCTACTACTACTTCTACGAGCTGGCGGCGCGTGCGACGATGCGGGTGCGCGGGTCTCGGCGGCTCAACACATCGGAGGCGATCCTGTCCAGCGCTGTGGCCGGCTCGATGACGGCGATTGCGTCGAACCCGATCTGGGTCGTGAACACGCGGATGACAGTCGCGAAGTCCGAGCAGAGCACGCTGGCAGTGCTGCTCGACATAGTCCGCAAAGATGGCGTGACGGCGCTGTTCAACGGCCTCCGGCCGGCGCTGATGCTCGTGTCGAATCCGATCATCCAGTATACTGTCTTTGAGCAGCTGAAGAACGTTGTGCTCAAGTGGAGCGGATCAGATGTGCTGCTGCCATCGTGGGCGTTTCTGCTGGGTGCTGTGggcaagctggccgccacGGGGTCGACCTACCCATACATTACTCTGAAGACGAGAATGCACCTGGCCAAAGGCAAAGAGGACGCTGATACACAGCAGTCTATGTGGTCGCTCATGGTCGATATTGTCAAGAAAGAGGGGATCCAGGGGCTGTACCATGGAATTGGGGTGAAGCTAACGCAGAGTATCCTCACAGCCGCCTTCCTATTTTACTTCAAGGAGGGTTTTATTCTCTGGGCGGTCAAACTGATCAGCACGCTGCGGCGCTATTCCTCAAGAAGAAAAGCAGTGTCTGTATAA